One part of the Bicyclus anynana chromosome 8, ilBicAnyn1.1, whole genome shotgun sequence genome encodes these proteins:
- the LOC112048615 gene encoding protein takeout, translating to MFLIFFFAPLTVAAAQNALPNDFTRCQQRDNKINECLKRAVPDALRRMKDGIPQLSVPPLEPLLVSGMNIESGAGPVLITQIYKAIKIHGLTDSILTSYKADLKHYRLRTDSITPKMEFIADYVMKGRILVLPIQGKGVANITMVNLVVKHDLIGEPVVRDGQTYMHIKDYRVKFVPDKVHLHFSNLFNGDKRLGDQMNIFLNENSDLVFNELKESYEKSLSSVFQDVTNKIFDKVPMNKIFPEEQ from the exons CAAACGACTTCACGCGCTGTCAGCAGAGAGACAACAAGATCAACGAGTGCTTGAAGCGAGCCGTGCCTGATGCACTGCGCAGGATGAAAGACG GTATCCCGCAGCTGTCGGTGCCGCCGCTGGAGCCGCTGCTGGTGTCGGGCATGAACATCGAGTCGGGCGCGGGGCCCGTGCTCATCACGCAGATCTACAAGGCGATCAAGATCCACGGCCTCACGGACTCCATCCTCACCTCTTACAA GGCTGACCTGAAGCACTACCGCCTGCGCACGGACTCCATCACGCCGAAGATGGAGTTCATCGCCGACTACGTGATGAAAGGCAGGATCCTCGTGCTGCCCATACAGGGGAAGGGAGTCGCTAACATCACCATGG TGAATCTGGTAGTGAAGCACGACCTGATCGGCGAGCCGGTGGTGCGAGATGGACAGACGTACATGCACATTAAGGACTACCGCGTAAAGTTCGTGCCTGACAAGGTGCATCTGCACTTCTCTAACCTGTTCAACGGCGACAAGCGGCTCGGCGACCAGATGAACAT tttccTAAACGAGAACTCCGACCTCGTGTTCAATGAACTGAAGGAGTCGTACGAGAAGAGCCTCAGCTCCGTGTTCCAGGACGTCACAAACAAGATCTTCGACAAAGTGCCCATGAACAAAATTTTCCCAGAGGAACAATAG